Proteins from a genomic interval of Oncorhynchus gorbuscha isolate QuinsamMale2020 ecotype Even-year unplaced genomic scaffold, OgorEven_v1.0 Un_scaffold_19791, whole genome shotgun sequence:
- the LOC124031014 gene encoding up-regulator of cell proliferation-like, whose protein sequence is MGEECPLTMASHPEEIELKHWPVASHLNPGPLKTLLHKLGLEKQYPNKLTLRSLLEINKDSISDDAVDSLKAVPLYFLRKLLIVNADCRSCTCLPEDESSIDLYRDENPENNEVNLLDLITALFLCADSFLQQEMALKMSMCQFAVPLLLPPGTGSQSTLMLWALRAILKEWRPHALSESKGFEEGNIVFEQIPFISFVRLKDCSISKSQLLNHIFGQQIHNIFPHKDMDGGTAPRMISGGLVEACWYLPCGKSNGGGFPEPLTVANLRGDICASQAQFSFLTQVSTAIFIFLDSVDEDERKLLLSLGDMGSKLFLVVNSKGEESRNAETSVNEIMEAFKLKSNNKLIRRTNANLAKFSHSISKAINNILKESTSKISIESMSNKAIELEISVDECKTEASKSAAEEIVKGIGDQ, encoded by the coding sequence GTCCTCTGAAGACGTTACTCCACAAACTTGGTCTGGAAAAACAATATCCTAATAAACTGACTCTTAGATCTTTGCTTGAGATCAACAAGGACAGCATTTCTGATGACGCTGTTGACTCACTCAAAGCAGTACCACTGTACTTTCTGAGGAAACTATTGATTGTCAATGCAGACTGTAGGAGTTGTACATGTTTACCTGAGGATGAAAGTAGCATAGACCTTTATAGAGATGAGAATCCAGAGAATAATGAGGTAAATCTTCTAGATCTCATCACTGCACTTTTTCTCTGTGCTGACAGTTTCCTGCAGCAGGAAATGGCCCTCAAGATGTCCATGTGCCAGTTTGCTGTGCCACTCCTGCTACCCCCAGGCACTGGCAGTCAGAGCACCCTCATGTTGTGGGCCTTGAGGGCTATCCTTAAAGAGTGGCGCCCACATGCTCTATCAGAGTCAAAAGGGTTTGAGGAAGGTAATATTGTCTTTGAGCAAATACCTTTCATCTCCTTTGTCAGGCTTAAAGACTGTAGCATTTCCAAATCACAGCTCTTGAATCATATCTTTGGCCAACAGATTCACAACATTTTCCCTCACAAAGACATGGATGGAGGGACAGCTCCAAGGATGATCTCAGGTGGCTTGGTAGAGGCTTGCTGGTATCTTccatgtggaaaaagtaatggTGGTGGATTTCCGGAACCACTAACCGTTGCTAATTTGAGAGGAGATATTTGTGCTTCACAAGCACAATTTAGTTTTCTAACCCAAGTGTCAACAGCCATCTTCATCTTTCTGGACAGTGTTGATGAAGATGAGCGGAAGTTGTTGCTCTCTCTTGGGGACATGGGATCCAAGCTGTTCCTCGTGGTCAATTCCAAAGGAGAGGAGAGCCGTAATGCTGAAACGTCGGTAAATGAGATAATGGAGGCATTCAAACTAAAGTCAAACAATAAATTGATACGGAGAACAAATGCAAACCTTGCAAAATTTTCACATTCGATCAGCAAAGCCATTAACAATATTTTGAAGGAATCTACTTCAAAAATAAGCATAGAAAGCATGTCAAACAAAGCTATCGAGCTGGAGATATCTGTTGATGAATGTAAGACTGAGGCCTCAAAATCAGCAGCTGAGGAGATTGTGAAAGGCATTGGAGACCAG